The Pan paniscus chromosome 21, NHGRI_mPanPan1-v2.0_pri, whole genome shotgun sequence region CTACATGGGGAAGTAAACACCTGCCTTAGAGGAGGCAGGAAAGTTGGCTTCTATCCAACATCATTTGCTACTAATGTTTTCCCCAGCCCATCTTATAGGATATGAATATGATGTGCATGCTTTGAAGTTCTGTGCAGACATGAGGGCTTATTAGGAATACACCTCATGGTTATGAATTTTTTATGAATCGGTGAATATTGTCACCTTGCAAGTCATTGAGGAAtgagtctcagaaaaaataagttttcttgGGGAAGAATAGAGAGCAATGCTATGAATTACTGGCTTTGAAGAACAGCACAATAGTCTTCAGAGGTCAAGAGGTCAATATAACTTGTTGGGCATTAAAAGGGGTTCCCAAAGATCCTCAAAGATGAGCCCAAGGAGCATCTGAGGTTCAAGACACCCCCCACTCCATGGAGACAGCATGGCATCCTTGGCACATGCCCAATAGATTTGGGAGGTATAACCCCAATCCTTACCTGTCCAGGCCCTGGCACAAACAAAGCCACACCTGGATTCACAACATTTGTCTGTCTGGGGACAATCGATGTCACTGTGACATGAAGGTGGACACTCCTTACGTTCAGTGAAAGGGAAGAGTGGGCATTGTCCATCCTTAACTAAAATAAGAGCAGATGTGAGCTTCTTAaaaccccacccccatcccaccacCCTTCAAAGAGCCTTTCCTTCTCTTCAAAGCTAGTATCCCTTTCTGCAACTTGGTTCACCCTACCCTATCCATCTCCAGTAGGCTGTGGAAGAATGAAATGTCTCATCATATCATGGGATATGGTAGAGAGCATGCTGGGCTTGGTGCCTTCAGCCCCATGGTAAAGTCCCAGTCCTGCTACTTAGtgagtttccttctctgtaaaatgaggataattatgTGAAATCTACACAAATCAGTGTAAGCCATTTTAGGGTATTTGGTTTTACTTAGAATGAAATGGGGATCCATCACACTGTTCTCAGTAGAGAAGTGATATGGCCTGACTCATGTTTTGAAAGGGTCATTGTGACTATTGTGTTTATAATAGATTGTAAGGAGGATAGAAGCAGGGAGACCTTTTAAGAGGCTGTTGGGGTAATCCAAGTAAGAAGATGGCTCCTCAGATCAGGGTGGCAGCTGCGGAGGTGGTAAGGTTTTACCAGATTTAGGATCTACTTTCAAGGTAGAACTAAAATTATTTCCTAACTAACTTAATGGATGTTAATTGATAAAGAGAGGCATCAACTGTGATTGTGAAGTTTTTCAACCAAGATGAGAAGCATGGATAGAACCGGTTTGCGTTAGGGGAGTGATGGTAAGAGGTACTGGTTTATGTTTATGTtgagcttatttttctgtttttgagacagggtttcccacTGTCACTCAACGAAGCCTCAAtttccccagctcaagtgatctttgaGGAGGTGGGAATAcctcctcaagtgatcttcccagcctcctgagtagctgggaccataggcacgtgacaccatgactgtttttttgttgttgtgtttttgtttttggttttggttttgttgttgttgtttgtagaaattgggtctcactatgctgcctaggctggtctcaaactcctgggctcaagtgatcctcttgcctcagcctcccaaagtgctgggattataggtgtgagctactgtgcctggcccgagGTTCTGTTTAAGCAAGTTCAACATGAGATGTTTGTGAGGTCCAGGTGGAGATGTAGAGCAGATAGTGGAGTTTAGGAGTCAGATCAGGGCTGGAGACACAACTTTGTGGGTCATTAGGACATAGGTGGTATTTAAATCAATTCTTTGGGGTTTTGTGCTTGTATGCTCTTGTACTCATCTGACTGCAAATTCTACAAGGGCTTCCCCAGGTCAGGCTCAGGCTATGATGTGTTGAACTCTCAGAGGTATTATCAGGTTGCCTCTGAGTCTTAACCTAAATTTCCCACAAACCAGCCCAAGCCCATTTCCCTGGCCTCCTCTTCCTTGTCTTCCTGGGAGAGGAGACAAGGCTCTTGTCCACAGCACCATGATTCCTTAGAGCTTCCCATGAAGGGAAGCTCGTGGTCCTAGTTTCAAGTCAGGTCCCAGGATTGCCTTGGCCGTTCAGGCCCATGGGTCCATGGAATTAAAATTCCACCTCTACTCCTGACCAACTGTGGGTCCTCAGGCAACTAACTTCACCTCTCTGACTCTGTtctcccatctgtaaagtggtaGTGATGGTACATTTTTCAGCTTGCCTCACAGAATCTGAGGTCGAAATTGCAACGCTGCCTCATAAATCACACAGTTGTGAAGGTCACTGGTCACCATCTCAATTGTTACCATTTAGTGAACCCACACCACGGGACCACCACTATATCAAGTCTTTGTGTTTTAAATCACATATAATCCTGCCAACAACTCAATGAGCTGTTTGCTGTGACTCCAGAATTACAGAAGAGGGAActgaaattcaaagaaatgaagaaagcagcAAGTGGGAAAAGTCAGATTTAAATTCAGGTCATTTGACTCCTAAGTTTGGTAGGACACTGTTTCCCAACATTGCTGGTGATGATCATTATACTAAGGAATGAATCCACATCCTTCACCTTCACGCCACCCTACTCTCCACCTCCAATGTGGACACTTACTCCATGGGATTCCAGAGCTGGCCTGTCTACACTTCATTCTTACGCAAATCCTCAGTATGATGCTCAACAAGTTACTATTATGAGGAAACACGTTCTTCCAAGGGGGCACACCTGGCTTTCAGGTCACATTGGCCAAGATCTATTAACATTTTCTATACACTATCTCATTTTTTGGCAGAGCCACTCCATTAGGTAAATACTATTATTAACCTCattctatagacaaggaaactgaagcttataAAGGCAGGCAACTGGCCTAAGACCTCCCAGCCAGTGAATGACAGAGCTAAGTCTTGAACCAAGGAACTTTAACCTCAAATCCTGAGCCTATAACCTCATTGGTATACTATTTCTAGTTAAACTAGACCCTCAGATTTCCAGGATAGAGGTCTCACCAATTAACATGCAGGCCGTTCTGCAGGCATTCTCACTTAAGAAGTTGTTGGCATTCCCTTCGCAGCCCCTGTATTTGAAGGGTGTGCAGCGgtaatttttaaagtcaaaatgCCAGCGCTGTGCCTCATGATTACAGTTTCCATGTCTCACAGGTAGCATGCAGGGTTCTGAGGTCAGGAAGCAAGGAAAGGATATGAAGAGTAGAGATAAAAGAACAGGGTCAGTTCCCTAGCATTTCTCATAACTCCTGGTGTTATCACCCAAGTCATAAAAGGAGCCAtggcagggggaaaaaaaggcatagGTTCTGGTCCCAGTTCTGCTACTAATAGTCTATGTTGTATGGCACCTCTGAGCATCACTCCTTCCTTGCAAAGAATATTACAAGGTGCATATAAGAATCTTGTACTTTGGAGCTGATCTTTCTTCTCCACTGTCCTGAGCTTTGGTAGGGCAAGATTTGTTCAGCaactattaggttgatgcaaaagtaattgtggtttttgcattgttaaaatttgccatttgatattagaatacattcttaaataaatgtggttatatcATATATCATTTTAATGCACATTTCTTGCTTCCTGTActtttgctaatgacttattatttgctgtttattttatatttattttagactatataaattatgttaggcaaaaagcaaattcaagtgattttctcatTTGAGTTGAAAATGGGTCGtaaagcagcagagacaactTGCAACATCAACAACACATTTAGCCCGGGAACTGCTAAGAAAtatacagtgcagtggtggttcaagaagttttgcaaaggagacaagGGCTTTGAAGATGAGGAGCATTGTGGCTGGCCATTGGAAGTTGACAATGACCAACTGAGAGCAATCATCAAAGCTGATCCTCTTATAACTATATAAGAAGTTGCCGAAGAGCTCAACGTCAACCATTCTATGGTCATccagcatttgaagcaaattggaaaggtgaaaaggCTCGATAGGTGGGTGCCTCATGAactgagcaaaaataaaaaaatatatattgttttgaaGGGTCATCTCTTATtctatgcaacaacaacaaactatttCTCAATCATATTGTGATGTGcaatgaaaagtggattttacACGACAACCAATGATGACCAGCTCAGTGGCTGGACCAAGAAGAAGCTCAAAaacacttcccaaagccaaacttgcaccaaaaaaaggtcatggtcactgtttggtggtctgctgctgGTCTGATCCACTATAACTTTCTGAATCCTGgcaaaaccattacatctgagaagtatgctcagcaaatcgaTGAGATGCACTGAAAACTGCAGTGCCTGCAGCCagcattggtcaacagaaagggccaATTGATCAACAGAAAGGGCCAATTCTTCTCCGCCACAACGCCCAACCACACGTCACACAACCAACACAAAAGTTGAATGAATTGGGCTACAAAGTTTTGCTTCATCCACCATGTTCACCTGACCTCTCGCCAACcaactaccacttcttcaagcatctcaacaactttttgcagggaaaacacATCCACAAACaacaggatgcagaaaatgctttccaagagttcatCAAATCCTGAAGCATGGATTTGTATGCTACAgcaataaacaaacttatttctctttggcaaaaatgtgttgattgtaatggttcctattttgattaataaagatgtgttttgctttattttcttttgttttgttttgttttttgagaaggagtctcgctgtgtcacccaggctgcagtgcaatggtgcgatctcagctcactgcaacctctgcctcccaagttcaagcaattctcctgcctcagcctcctgagtagccaggattacaggcacccgccaacatgcccagctaatttttgtatttttagtagagacaaggtttcaccgtgttggttaggctggtgttgaactcctgacatcaggtgatctgcccgccttggcctcccaaagtgctgggattacaggtgtgagccaccgtgcccagccaataaagatgtgtttgagcctagttataatgatttaaaattcatggtccaaaaccgcaattacttttgcatccaAAGTGCCTAACAAAGTGCCTAGTACCTAGAAGGAATGAAATACCAGGAAGAAACAGCCCCTGATGTCTGAAAACTGATCTGACACTCCCAGCTAAGCCACATGGATTCTCtgttggacatttaaaaaatctcctaGAACATCTGTATCAACCAACGTCACTCTGAGATCATGATGAAGTGAGACAAAAACAAGATCACCGTGAAACCTGCAAAATACCAAACACCCGCCCCCCTCTAAGCTAACGTGAGTGACTTATGCTTCTCTACCAATCAATCACAGCTTTATCCTCAGTCTATTCTGTGTTCTGTATTGTTAAGATTCCCCAGGATAGCCAGTCATAGAATTGCCCCCGCTTTCTGACAGCACCCAATCTAGAGAAAACTCTCACTTCTTTAGACCCTCCCCCGAATTACCCAATCAAAGCCCAAATCCTATAATAGATTCTTTCTACCAGCTTCTTACTGAAATGCCTCATACTTGTCTAGGGTGAATCTTTTCCCTCACTTCAATAAGTAATAAACCCAATTTGTTCAACTACAGGTGTATTCTGGTGGTCTTTGTTCAAAAGGCATTAacaacagatatttgttgaatgaataaatgtatgagtgagtgaataaatgaatctttttaaaaaacacacagttCCCCGCACATATTAGATAGATGCCCAATACATTGAGTTACCAGAAAACCTCCTTGAAGATCAAAGAGTCTGAAAAACAATGCCAGCATTTAAGCTGACTGAGGTTTCATTTTGTCACAGTGCCATAACAGTCTCTTTAACAGAGTGCGCATGCAACAAGTATTAGTTATTTGTGAATGATTGAATGTTGGACCCAAGAAGACCAGCATCAATATTATGGTGATTGATGGTCACCATGCCTAGACTTATGACTTGTACTTGAGGGTTAGGCATTGAATAACAGAATGAGAAGAGCACAGGCCCTGGGTCCTTGTCCTGCCATCCAAGGGAATCCCTCAGCCAGTTTTGGACAGAGCAAGAAGTGGGGAACCTCTGTCCTCAGCCTGGACATCGCTACCTTGAAAGGGATCCATGCACTTCTTCTGACAGGCAAAAAAGCAGCACTTCTGATATTCCTTGCAGTCAAAATCTGTGTTGCATGAGTCCGGAAGTTCAGTGGTACAGGTGAGCCTCTCTTTGGGACATAACCCTGGTTTGTCTGCAAGAAAGAAATGTCCAAACTCACATTCTTTCGGAATTTCAGCTCTTTTTCTCCTATGGCAAAGGTGTGTAGTGAAATTCTCTCAGCCCTATCCTCTACCTTCAATTCTTAATTCTTGCTCTGCTTATATTCAGGGGCTAGTTCTGTTTCTCAGCACTCAGATTCATTCAAATGGATCTGAATCAGGAATTTGTGTCcaagaagaactgaaggagaagcATGTTGGATACCAGGGAAAGGGGTTAGAAAGGGACCAAGGCCCTTTCCCTAAATTCAaaagattttctctcttcttgaaaCCTAATATTTTAATGCTTGATTCCTTTGTCTCCAGTTGATAAAAGAAATTAGTAAAGACTGGTGGGAACATCATGGAAGTAGAGGTCAGGAAGGCTGATTTGACCCTTGACTCCTGGTAAACTCAAGACCAATCTGAACTCATTGTATGATTTTTAATTTACCTCTAAGGAGTAAGAAACAGTGGAGTGGAAGAAGCATTGTAGTCAGGCAGATCTGGCTCGGGAGCCTGTCTCCAACACTAACCAACTAAATAATCTTGGGAAAGTATTTCCCTTCATCTGAGTTatattttccatctttaaaatgagaatgacAATTCCTGCCTTACAGGTTGATTATAAGAGTTAAATGGCGTGATGTCTATAATGCCTGGGGTAAGACCTTGGCAGATGTGGCGTTGCtttctaccttttatttttatttttttactaaaaaCTAGAAGaggcaaggggaaaaaaaactacaGCACCCAGTGTTTCCAGTcagtctcccatccaagtactaaccaggtcTGATCCTGCTTACCTTTTGAGATCAGACAAGATCAGGCAttttcagggtggtatggccatgcttccttcctttttgaggCTAGACATGGCTTCCTGATTTCAGTACTTGTGGTAGGTAGAATCTAAAGTTGCACCCTCAAGATTCCCATCCTCTGATTATTgaatcaaacactaatctaggcaatgctgtgaagggattttgcagaaAAGTTAAAGACCCAAGTTAGTTGACTTTAAGATTAGAGATTATCTCTAATTTTAAGGTCTAATCTCTGGCCCAGACCTAGTCAATTAGGTCCTTGAAAAGCATAGTTTTCTTCTGGTTGGTAGAGAAGAATTGATTAGAGAGATTCAAATGATGAGAAGGATCCAACATGCTATTCGTAGCTTTGAAGATGGTTGAGGCCAAGTGCCAAGGCATAAGGGTGGCATCTAGAAGTGACAgccagtaaaggagcctcagtcctACAACTCCAAGGAAATGAC contains the following coding sequences:
- the WFDC8 gene encoding WAP four-disulfide core domain protein 8; translation: MWTVRTEGGHLPLHSPTFSWRNVAFLLLLCLALEWTSAMLTKKIKHKPGLCPKERLTCTTELPDSCNTDFDCKEYQKCCFFACQKKCMDPFQEPCMLPVRHGNCNHEAQRWHFDFKNYRCTPFKYRGCEGNANNFLSENACRTACMLIVKDGQCPLFPFTERKECPPSCHSDIDCPQTDKCCESRCGFVCARAWTVKKGFCPRKPLPCTKIDKPKCLQDEECPLVEKCCSHCGLKCMDPRR